The Streptomyces sp. Mut1 genome window below encodes:
- a CDS encoding chlorohydrolase family protein — translation MRTRISARFVVGHDGSDHVVHENGAVVYEDDTVIHVGHGFEGRVDVERDEGLALVGPGFVDLNALGDIDHAVFDTYQDDALATGQRWSQSYLERRHEVFSREEEAFKRRYAFGQLLLNGITTALPIASEISKEWAETYEEMADAAEAAVELGLRVYLGPSYRSAVPVVDARGRTLLHHEPRLGEAGLDGAARFVADFDGSGHGLVRGMLAPSRIETVDPALLRRTRDLGDELRCPVRLHAGQTVFEVGLLREAHGRRPIELLHDIGFLGPRTLIPHAWAVAGHSELPVPGDDLGLLSDSGTTVIFCPMAVARYAVVLESFDRYLAHGIRMAMGTDTAPPDMIRAMDTGMVLTKAVERRRSAGSCRDLYHAATVGGADALGRPDLGRLAEGTRADITVVDLSGARTGPVDDPIRTLVLAANGRDVRTVVVNGRTVVDEGALLGARHDDRERAQAYLDRYRAGYTERDHLGRTEQELFPPTYRIRRAAP, via the coding sequence ATGAGGACCCGCATCTCGGCCCGGTTCGTCGTCGGCCACGACGGGAGCGACCACGTCGTCCACGAGAACGGCGCGGTCGTCTACGAGGACGACACGGTCATCCACGTCGGCCACGGCTTCGAAGGGCGCGTCGATGTCGAGCGCGACGAGGGGCTCGCCCTGGTCGGACCCGGCTTCGTCGACCTCAACGCCCTCGGCGACATCGACCACGCGGTCTTCGACACCTACCAGGACGACGCGCTCGCCACCGGCCAGCGGTGGTCGCAGAGCTATCTGGAGCGACGCCACGAGGTCTTCAGCCGCGAGGAGGAGGCGTTCAAACGCCGCTACGCCTTCGGGCAGCTGCTCCTGAACGGCATCACCACCGCCCTGCCCATCGCCTCGGAGATATCCAAGGAATGGGCGGAGACCTACGAGGAGATGGCCGACGCGGCCGAAGCCGCGGTGGAACTCGGGCTGCGCGTCTACCTCGGCCCGAGCTACCGCTCGGCCGTGCCCGTGGTCGACGCCCGGGGCCGCACCCTGCTGCACCACGAACCACGGCTCGGCGAAGCCGGACTGGACGGCGCCGCCCGGTTCGTGGCCGACTTCGACGGCTCCGGCCACGGCCTGGTACGCGGAATGCTCGCCCCCTCCCGGATCGAGACGGTCGACCCCGCGCTCCTGCGCCGCACCCGCGACCTCGGCGACGAGCTGCGCTGCCCGGTCAGACTGCACGCCGGACAGACCGTGTTCGAGGTCGGTCTCCTGCGCGAGGCCCACGGCCGCCGCCCCATCGAACTCCTCCACGACATCGGCTTCCTGGGGCCACGCACCCTGATCCCCCACGCCTGGGCGGTCGCGGGACACAGCGAACTCCCCGTCCCCGGCGACGACCTCGGCCTCCTGAGCGACAGCGGCACCACCGTGATCTTCTGCCCCATGGCGGTGGCACGCTACGCCGTGGTCCTGGAGTCCTTCGACCGCTACCTCGCCCATGGCATCCGCATGGCGATGGGCACCGACACCGCCCCGCCCGACATGATCCGCGCGATGGACACCGGGATGGTCCTGACCAAGGCGGTGGAACGCCGGCGCTCCGCCGGCTCCTGCCGCGACCTGTACCACGCGGCGACGGTCGGGGGCGCCGACGCGCTGGGCCGCCCCGACCTCGGGCGCCTCGCCGAGGGCACGCGGGCCGACATCACCGTGGTGGACCTGTCGGGCGCCAGGACCGGCCCCGTCGACGACCCGATCCGCACCCTCGTCCTCGCCGCCAACGGCAGGGACGTACGCACCGTCGTCGTCAACGGGCGCACCGTCGTGGACGAGGGCGCCCTCCTCGGCGCGCGCCACGACGACCGGGAACGCGCCCAGGCGTACCTCGACCGCTACCGGGCCGGCTACACCGAGCGCGACCACCTCGGCCGCACCGAGCAGGAACTCTTCCCGCCGACCTACCGCATCAGGAGGGCCGCACCATGA
- a CDS encoding TetR/AcrR family transcriptional regulator, with product MTARSTDETPAVPGLGAVAAPSDALSEQILDAAREQFMTFGLRRSTVDDVAKRARVSRVTVYRRIGNKDSLVSACLLREYRRFVMEVDEAVAELPTTEDRLVEGFAAVLRHIREHPLIGGLLRLEPETMLPFLTVESGPAFLAIRGYLAGRLREARRLEGLPESDPTPVAELMVRITVSFLLNPVSCFELDDDTQVRDFARRCLVPLLAA from the coding sequence ATGACGGCACGCAGCACCGACGAGACGCCCGCGGTCCCGGGGCTCGGCGCGGTGGCCGCGCCCTCCGACGCGCTGAGCGAGCAGATCCTGGACGCCGCGCGTGAGCAGTTCATGACCTTCGGGCTGCGCCGCTCGACCGTGGACGACGTCGCCAAACGCGCCCGCGTCTCACGGGTGACCGTGTACCGGCGGATCGGCAACAAGGACAGCCTCGTCTCGGCGTGCCTGCTGCGCGAGTACCGCCGGTTCGTCATGGAGGTCGACGAGGCCGTGGCGGAGCTGCCCACGACGGAGGACCGGCTGGTCGAGGGCTTCGCCGCGGTGCTGCGGCACATCCGGGAGCACCCGCTCATCGGCGGGCTGCTGCGGCTGGAGCCCGAGACCATGCTGCCCTTCCTGACCGTGGAGAGCGGGCCCGCCTTCCTCGCGATCCGCGGGTACCTGGCGGGCCGGCTCCGCGAGGCCCGCCGCCTGGAGGGGCTGCCCGAGAGCGACCCGACCCCCGTCGCCGAACTGATGGTGCGGATCACGGTCTCCTTCCTGCTCAACCCCGTCAGCTGCTTCGAGCTGGACGACGACACCCAGGTACGCGACTTCGCCCGCCGCTGCCTGGTCCCGCTGCTCGCGGCCTGA
- a CDS encoding sugar phosphate isomerase/epimerase family protein, with the protein MKVGVDGRKLPGASTRSAVENLEAAAELGMDGVFFRTVLDVTPTLDRHVLKELRRRADELGLYLEMGLAKVNPYANAEAPEVRELGGGDYTAGMVRMMRACAEIDCRELWVGTANYKPGLPGYHVFDRFRTDASWSDQLAGIEKFLRVLRPVALDLGCHLNVETHEEITSFEVVRLVEAVGPDAIGITYDSANVVARGEDPVAAARRVAPYVRMSHVRDVALFRTDYGIGRMLAPCGEGVMDWPAILGALGEHRPGLRLSIENSRDRTIMPMHVYDPAWLAAHPDLTTTELAETFRLTHAYEDMAAAGERPTFDHLTGTPCDGPEQLRFISRTAAHLREILATDGEPDGEPDGEPGGDPDGESIRSAR; encoded by the coding sequence ATGAAGGTTGGAGTGGACGGCCGCAAGCTTCCCGGGGCGTCGACGCGCTCAGCGGTGGAGAACCTTGAGGCGGCGGCCGAACTCGGCATGGACGGCGTCTTCTTCAGGACCGTCCTCGACGTCACCCCGACGCTGGACCGGCACGTCCTGAAAGAACTGCGCCGGCGCGCGGACGAACTCGGCCTCTACCTGGAAATGGGCCTGGCCAAGGTCAACCCGTACGCCAACGCGGAGGCGCCCGAGGTCCGGGAACTGGGCGGCGGCGACTACACCGCCGGCATGGTCCGGATGATGCGTGCCTGTGCGGAGATCGACTGCCGTGAACTCTGGGTGGGCACCGCCAACTACAAGCCGGGGCTGCCCGGCTACCACGTGTTCGACCGGTTCCGCACCGACGCGTCCTGGAGCGATCAGCTCGCCGGCATCGAGAAGTTCCTGCGCGTCCTGCGTCCGGTGGCCCTGGACCTGGGCTGCCACCTCAACGTCGAGACCCACGAGGAGATCACCTCCTTCGAGGTGGTCCGCCTGGTGGAGGCCGTCGGCCCGGACGCCATCGGGATCACCTACGACTCCGCCAACGTCGTCGCCCGCGGCGAGGACCCCGTCGCGGCCGCCCGCCGCGTGGCCCCGTACGTACGGATGAGCCATGTCCGGGACGTCGCGCTGTTCCGTACCGACTACGGGATCGGACGCATGCTGGCACCCTGCGGTGAGGGCGTCATGGACTGGCCGGCGATCCTCGGAGCCCTGGGTGAGCACCGGCCCGGCCTCAGGCTGTCCATAGAGAACTCCCGGGACCGCACGATCATGCCGATGCACGTGTACGACCCCGCCTGGCTGGCCGCGCACCCCGACCTCACCACCACCGAGCTCGCCGAGACCTTCCGCCTCACCCATGCCTACGAGGACATGGCCGCGGCGGGGGAGAGGCCGACGTTCGACCACCTCACCGGCACCCCGTGCGACGGGCCCGAACAGCTGCGCTTCATCTCACGCACCGCCGCCCATCTGCGCGAGATCCTCGCCACCGACGGCGAACCCGACGGCGAACCCGACGGCGAACCCGGCGGCGATCCCGATGGCGAGTCCATCAGGTCGGCCCGATGA
- a CDS encoding MFS transporter yields the protein MKNRQSSRRSNQDAGATRRVALATLSGTVLEGYDFFVYGTTSALIFNSQFFPSLSPTAGTLAAFSTFAVGFAARPVGGLVFGHFGDRVGRKATLVVSLLMMGIATTLIGLVPNFAVIGVWAPILLVLLRFVQGIALGGEMAGATLLSMEHAPDGRKNLFAGFPQMGTPAGLVLANVVILTTGAVMPDSAFNAWGWRIPFLLSAVLVVVGLFVRLRVAESPSFEAAVSRDHVVARPLAEALKVGFPRLTVTLFAAVASGAVGYVFMVFSLSYGTSTVGFDRQFLVLCVTAAAAVWCCLIPFWTTVADRFGRRRMFLAGSVALLVAGCAFLPLMDSGSRAVTLVAFLLMGLVMPITHSVQGAIIADTFPVHVRYSGSSIVMQTGAIIGGGLAPMIALALQDATGSSLGVTFYVALISLVSLVAAVFMFRMPPVSLAEPAPLPDREPENQAV from the coding sequence ATGAAGAACAGGCAGAGCAGCCGACGCAGTAACCAGGACGCCGGGGCGACCCGGAGGGTCGCACTCGCGACCCTGAGCGGGACCGTACTCGAGGGATACGACTTCTTCGTCTACGGAACGACCTCCGCCCTCATCTTCAACTCGCAGTTCTTTCCCTCGCTGAGCCCCACCGCCGGCACACTCGCCGCGTTCAGCACCTTCGCCGTGGGGTTCGCCGCACGCCCCGTGGGCGGCCTGGTGTTCGGCCACTTCGGTGACCGGGTCGGCCGCAAGGCGACCCTGGTGGTCTCCCTCCTGATGATGGGGATCGCCACCACACTCATCGGACTCGTCCCCAACTTCGCGGTGATAGGGGTCTGGGCGCCCATCCTGCTGGTCCTGCTGCGCTTCGTGCAGGGCATCGCACTCGGCGGCGAGATGGCCGGGGCCACGCTGCTCTCCATGGAGCACGCCCCGGACGGCAGGAAGAACCTTTTCGCGGGATTCCCGCAGATGGGCACGCCGGCCGGCCTGGTTCTGGCGAACGTGGTCATCCTCACCACCGGCGCCGTGATGCCCGACTCGGCCTTCAACGCCTGGGGCTGGCGCATCCCGTTCCTGCTCAGCGCCGTGCTCGTCGTCGTCGGACTCTTCGTGCGCCTCCGGGTCGCCGAGTCGCCGTCCTTCGAAGCCGCCGTCTCCCGCGACCATGTGGTGGCCCGTCCCCTGGCGGAGGCCCTCAAGGTCGGCTTCCCCCGGCTCACCGTCACCCTCTTCGCCGCGGTGGCGAGCGGTGCCGTGGGGTACGTGTTCATGGTCTTCAGCCTCTCCTACGGCACCTCGACCGTGGGCTTCGACCGGCAGTTCCTCGTGCTCTGCGTCACCGCGGCGGCGGCCGTGTGGTGCTGTCTGATCCCGTTCTGGACAACCGTCGCCGACCGCTTCGGCCGGCGCCGGATGTTCCTCGCCGGTTCGGTCGCGCTCCTGGTGGCGGGCTGCGCCTTCCTCCCGCTGATGGACTCGGGCTCCCGGGCGGTCACCCTCGTGGCGTTCCTCCTGATGGGGCTCGTCATGCCGATCACGCACAGCGTGCAGGGCGCGATCATCGCCGACACCTTCCCGGTGCACGTCCGCTACTCCGGCTCCTCGATCGTCATGCAGACCGGAGCGATCATCGGAGGCGGACTGGCTCCCATGATCGCCCTCGCCCTCCAGGACGCCACCGGCTCGTCGCTCGGTGTGACGTTCTACGTCGCCCTGATCAGCCTGGTCAGTCTGGTCGCCGCGGTCTTCATGTTCCGGATGCCGCCGGTGAGCCTCGCGGAGCCGGCGCCGCTCCCCGATCGCGAGCCCGAGAACCAAGCGGTCTGA
- a CDS encoding amidohydrolase family protein: MTTDGDCGRRPADLLLTGGCVITMDPRRRVLTDGAVAVTEGRVAAVGPTREIRAGWTAPETIDCTGQVVLPGLIDAHGHGGHALLKTIGVDSLSWWMRIATRTYFEHVTPGYWYADGRLAALERLKSGVTCAVSVLGSQPRSDQPAFGDAHARAYAEAGTRQVLGVGPSGLPWPREVGHWTGGATYHRERVGLDRMMAGAEETVAAWHNGADGRIRVAVTPYTMVPSLDPSGPTSPDRATRLTAQDREQSERVRDLAARYGTRVHTDAFGGMVELAHRLDPHALLGPDVHFQHGFGLSAREVAILAETGTSVTHGPGVVVGALRGRCPVPELLDAGVTVAVTTDGCAPMSSFDLFTAVRQAQTLSQLQLRDTFLLPPGKLLEMVTIDAARAIGWDDEIGSLEEGKAADIIVVDTRQPHLQPLHMPVHALVYKAGGQDVSHVVVAGRVLMRNRHPTRVDEAEVIAAAGEEARQVIARGRLDRFITAPVWGTSRQSFPDPVPFEE; the protein is encoded by the coding sequence ATGACCACCGACGGCGACTGCGGCCGCCGCCCGGCCGATCTCCTCCTGACCGGCGGCTGTGTGATCACCATGGACCCGCGGCGGCGGGTGCTCACCGACGGCGCGGTCGCCGTCACCGAGGGCCGTGTCGCCGCCGTCGGCCCCACCCGGGAGATACGGGCCGGCTGGACGGCCCCCGAAACGATCGACTGCACGGGCCAGGTCGTCCTGCCGGGGCTCATAGACGCCCATGGCCACGGCGGGCACGCCCTGCTGAAGACGATCGGCGTCGACTCCCTGTCCTGGTGGATGCGGATCGCGACCCGCACCTACTTCGAGCACGTCACGCCCGGCTACTGGTACGCGGACGGGCGCCTCGCCGCCCTGGAGCGGCTGAAGTCCGGCGTCACCTGCGCGGTGAGCGTCCTCGGCTCCCAGCCCCGCTCCGACCAGCCGGCCTTCGGCGACGCCCACGCCCGCGCCTACGCCGAGGCGGGCACCCGCCAGGTGCTGGGCGTCGGCCCGAGCGGTCTGCCCTGGCCGCGCGAAGTGGGCCACTGGACGGGCGGAGCCACGTACCACCGCGAACGCGTGGGCCTCGACCGGATGATGGCCGGGGCGGAGGAGACCGTTGCCGCCTGGCACAACGGAGCCGACGGCCGGATACGGGTGGCCGTCACCCCGTACACCATGGTCCCCTCCCTCGACCCGAGCGGCCCGACCAGCCCCGACCGCGCCACCCGCCTGACCGCACAGGACCGGGAACAGTCCGAACGCGTACGCGACCTCGCGGCCCGCTACGGCACGCGCGTCCACACGGACGCCTTCGGCGGCATGGTCGAACTCGCCCACCGGCTCGACCCGCACGCACTGCTCGGCCCGGACGTCCACTTCCAGCACGGCTTCGGCCTCAGCGCCCGCGAAGTCGCCATCCTGGCCGAAACGGGCACGAGCGTGACGCACGGTCCCGGCGTGGTGGTCGGAGCCCTGCGCGGACGCTGCCCGGTCCCCGAACTGCTGGACGCGGGAGTCACGGTGGCCGTCACCACCGACGGCTGCGCCCCCATGTCGAGCTTCGACCTGTTCACCGCCGTACGCCAGGCCCAGACGCTCTCCCAGCTGCAACTGCGGGACACCTTCCTGCTGCCCCCGGGCAAGCTGCTGGAAATGGTCACCATCGACGCGGCACGCGCGATCGGCTGGGACGACGAGATCGGCTCACTGGAGGAGGGCAAAGCGGCCGACATCATCGTGGTCGACACCCGCCAACCGCACCTCCAGCCCCTGCACATGCCGGTGCACGCACTGGTCTACAAGGCAGGTGGCCAGGACGTCAGCCACGTCGTCGTGGCCGGCCGAGTGCTCATGCGCAACCGGCATCCCACCCGCGTAGACGAAGCCGAAGTGATCGCCGCGGCGGGCGAGGAGGCCCGGCAGGTGATCGCCCGCGGCCGGCTCGACCGTTTCATCACCGCCCCCGTCTGGGGCACTTCGCGGCAGTCCTTTCCGGACCCGGTCCCCTTCGAGGAATGA
- a CDS encoding oxygenase MpaB family protein, whose product MGRYSRLREIRRMDPARDYAEILRLISQYEFPWDYRQGVSVAFLRDYGVPRISVLLDRTQEFERHGQKRYDDTVLIAYEMAADGFDSERGRAAARHLNRIHGKYRIPNDDFRYVLATTVVGPKRWIDRYGWRPLCAQEVQALAETGRRTGAMMGIEGVPDTYEGFERLLEAYEERMFAYDPANRRVASATFRVMASWYPRPLRPLIARFSLALLDEPLLKALGFRPQPRWVRSSASTALRMRARCVRRMPARPRRFPARPQPRSYPFGWRLDDLGPHWARSRPLEPLPDEAA is encoded by the coding sequence ATGGGCCGGTACAGCCGCCTGCGTGAGATCCGCCGGATGGATCCGGCGCGGGATTACGCCGAGATCCTCCGGCTGATCTCTCAGTACGAGTTCCCCTGGGACTACCGCCAGGGCGTGAGCGTCGCGTTCCTGCGCGACTACGGCGTTCCCCGGATCTCCGTACTCCTGGACCGGACCCAGGAGTTCGAGCGCCACGGACAGAAGCGGTACGACGACACGGTGCTGATCGCCTACGAGATGGCCGCCGACGGCTTCGACTCGGAGCGCGGGCGGGCCGCGGCCCGGCACCTCAACCGCATCCACGGCAAGTACCGCATCCCGAACGACGACTTCCGGTACGTCCTGGCGACGACGGTCGTGGGGCCGAAGCGCTGGATCGACCGGTACGGCTGGCGCCCGCTGTGCGCGCAGGAGGTGCAGGCCCTCGCGGAGACGGGGCGCAGGACCGGGGCGATGATGGGCATCGAGGGCGTGCCCGACACCTACGAGGGGTTCGAGCGACTCCTCGAAGCGTACGAGGAGCGCATGTTCGCGTACGACCCGGCGAACCGACGGGTGGCCAGTGCCACGTTCCGGGTGATGGCGAGCTGGTATCCGCGCCCCTTGAGGCCGCTGATCGCGCGGTTCTCGCTGGCCCTGCTGGACGAGCCGCTGCTGAAGGCGCTCGGCTTCCGGCCGCAGCCACGCTGGGTGCGGTCCTCCGCGTCGACGGCGCTGCGGATGCGGGCGCGGTGCGTGCGCAGGATGCCGGCCAGGCCGCGCCGCTTCCCCGCGCGGCCGCAGCCCCGTTCGTACCCGTTCGGCTGGCGGCTGGACGACCTCGGGCCGCACTGGGCCCGCAGCCGCCCCCTGGAACCGCTGCCGGACGAGGCGGCGTAG